From Pedobacter aquae:
TTGATGCATACCAAATCGCCTTCTGCTGTTAGGTAAGGCAACTGATAAAAAGTAGGTATTTGAGCTTCTTCATGGTAAGCTGTTTGGTATAGGGTTTTACCCGATGAATCTGACTGCTTTGCCCAAAGCGAGTCTAGTTCTTGCATGGTGTTTTTGTAAAGCTGAGAAGTGCCTATGCCAGCATGCTTTTTTAAGGATGATGTGAAGTTATAAGGACGTATAGGAAAGCGAGCCATTCTGCTTAAAGTTTTATCTAAAATTTGCTCGCCAAAATCTCTTCTCATTTTGCTCGTGAGGAAGTATCCTAAGGTGTAATAATTGGGGACTATATCCTTAAAAGAACCTAGGTAATTTTTAGAATAGGAGTAGTGTTTATTGCTACCTAAGTTAGTTCTTAAAGCAAGTTCAAAATAAGGTTGTCTGCCTCTTCCCCCTGGACTTAAAACTGTCTCCGTAACAACCGCATCTCCTTCAAAAAACCAAGGTGGTAAATTGATGCCGAAGAGCGCCAATTTTAACTCTTCAAAAATGGGAGCTCCTAAACTCGGTACCAATTTATCAAACTGCACAACGTGTCTTAGCTCATGCAAAGCTAGGCCATTTAACCAGTCTTGTGAATCAAATTCCTGAGATGGGATAGTGTAAAACTCTGACCTTCTTGGGGCCATTTGTACAAAGCCATTGGATACCACGCCACGGTTCTGTAAGATGATGGAAATAGGTTTGGGTTTACGACCTAAAGACTTGCTAACATCATTAATCATTTTCTCTAGCAAATTAGCCATTCGCTGCGCATCTTGTTCTAGTGGGGTAGGGTAGATGATTTGGAACTGTGGGGTGTTAATTTGGTTGAACTTTACACTTGGTGGGTTTTGTTCGCTACTAAAAAGCTGCCCAAAAACCATATATGAATTAAAAGTTAATATAAATATACTTAATGTATTGATTATAAGTTTCTTATTGTATTTTAATGATTTCATTAAATCTTTATGCTAATTTTTTTAGTATTAAGGTTTTTTTAATTTTATATTTACTTGAATTTTATATTCATTTAAAATTTATAAGTATCTGATTTTAAATTTTATATATTTATTTATATAAAATCATACATAAGATGTTTTTCTGTTTTATAATGTCTATTTTTCATCAAAATAGGCCTCTTTTTATCTTTCCAATATAGGCTTTTTAAATCATTAAAAAATACACTAAGAAGAAGTTTTGATGTTCTTTTTCATCGCTTAAGGAAGCGCTAAAAATTCTCATTTTTCAAAAATTGTATACGAAATGGCAAAGCTATTTAGTTTAACGCCACGCTCCTGTACTCTTGTTTTTCGTTATTTTTCTTTTTGGATGAGCTAAAAAATAAGCTCAATTTGAAATTGCTATACTTGAATTTAATAAGCATTATTAGGAGTACTTAGTGTATTTTGATTTTGTTTTTTTCATGACGAATTAAACAAGGTAAATATTCCAAAGAGCTTTATTATATCTTCCTAACTCGTGGTGTAAAAAGAAAAAAGGAACTTAGGAATTAGCTTCTCTAAAGCGGTAACACCAGTAGTCGTCTCACTTAATAGTGGCGTTAAGATTGTCTAAAATTAAGCTCATGAAAGAAGATACCTTATGAGAAATAGAGGTCAAACTAAGTCATGAAACTGCGAAAGAAATAGGAGATCAATAGCCTTTTTTAAGGATGTAAGTTCTTGCTTAATTGTCTTTTTTCGAGTTGGGTTTTTACAATGGGATATAAGAAGATGGTAGCTAAAATAATGCTTGCTCCGACGTAAAATCCGTTGGTCATTTGCTCGTCTTTACCGAAGATAAACAAGGCTAAAATGATAGCATAAACAGGCTCTAAATTGGTGATTAAAGCTACCCTAAAAGCGCTCAATTCCTTCATCACCATTACCCCAGCTACATAAGCTACAGAGGTACAAATGGTACCTAAAATCAGTAAATAAACGATGTCTGAAAGGTCTAAAATCATGGCTTTTGTATAGCCATTTGTAAGTAATAAATAGAAAGAAATCCAACAGAAAGCACCTATCAATTCGTAATAAGTAATAACTGTAGCTGCTCTATTTTTAACTTGTTTAGCGTTGATAATAGAAAAAATACTGGCACAAAAGGCACTAGAAATACCCATTATAATACCTGTTTCGTACTCGGTTTCGAACTTAAAAATCATGTAAATACCTACAATAATTAGAAATCCAACCAAAATTTCCAATTTGGAAACAGATTTGGAGCTAAATAAAGGCTCTAGAACGGCTGTAAATAATGTTAGGGATGAAAGGCACACCATAGCAACGGATACGGTAGAGGCTTTAATAGCGCCAAAAAACAAGATCCAGTGTAAACCAACTATTCCACCAGTTAAAAAAAGCTTGATAAATTGTTCCTTATTAACGCTAAAATTTATCTTTTTATACTTAAACCAAAGGTATAAAGAGCTAAAAGCTATCAATACCCTATACCATGTTAAATGGGTTTCATTAATAGAAATAAGGGCCCCTAAAATGGCCGTAAACCCCCACACAAATACGGTTAAGTGTAAGATTAAGACATTGCTTAGCTTAAATTTCATGATTATTTTGGCGCTTTGATAGCTAAATATACACCTAAAAGCGCAAAAATTATATTAGGTATCAGCACAGCTACAATAGCAGGTAAGCCTCCTTTAAGGGCAAAAACGTTAGCAAATTGTATGAAAAGGATGTAAACAAAACTCAATAAAATACCTAAACCAAGGGGTAAACCTACACCGCCTCTTACTTTTCTTGATGATAAAGCTACACCAATTAAGGTTAAAACATAGGTAGAGAAAGGGTAGGTCCAGCGCTTATATTTCTCTAATTCTAGGTTCACCATAACACCTGTGCCTCTTATTTTTTCTTTTTCTATCTTATCATTAAGCTCCCAATAGTTCATGGCAGAGTATATGTTATCTCTGATATCAAAATCTATAGGTTTCATATCTAAGGTGGTATCTTTCTCTAAACCTTTTTCCATACGTTCTTTTAAGCCATCAACATGTCTGATGCTGTAGTTTTGGATTTTCCATTTTCTTGATACGGAGTCCCAGCTTATTCTATCGCTTATGAGCTTGGATTTTAGCTCTTTATCTTTAAACTTTTCTAAAGAAAAACGATAACCCGTATTGCTTAGGTTATCAAAAGATTCCATATAGATATAAGTATTTTCATCTAGTTGTAGGTGTACGTTTTCTCTAGATGTATCTTTTATTTTAGTATAGGTATTTTCGAAATTTATCATCAACCTATTGGTTTCAGGGATGATAAATAAATTGAAAATCATGTTTACAATGAAAATAACCGTAGCAGCAATGAAATAAGGGCGTAAAAATCGATTAAAACTTGCTCCACCGCTTAAAATAGGAACAATTTCTGTTTGGTCGGCCATTTTAGCCGTAAAGAAAATAACAGAAATGAAGTTGATTAAAGGCGATAAAAAGTTGAGATAGAAAGGAATAAATCCGCCATAATACTCAAAAACAATCTGGCTGATGGTTGCCTTGCTTTTTAAAAAATCATCAAGCTTTTCAGATATATCAAATACCACAGAGATGACAACAAAAATCCCTAAGGTAAAAACAAAAGTTCCTAGGTATTTCTTAATGATATACCAGTCTATCAGCTTGATGTAATTGTCTAAAAATTTCATTTATAGTCTTTGAGCGAGCGCTTTAACCATTTTATTTTTCCAGTCGTAAAACTCTCCTGAAATAATTTTTTCTCGAGCTTCTTTTACCAACCAAAGGTAAAAATGTAAGTTATGCAAAGTAGCAATTTGTGCGCCTAATATCTCTTTAGAATGGATTAAATGCCTTAAATAAGCTTTAGTATAAAATTGGTCAGAAAATAAATCGCTATCGGGGTCAATAGGAGAGAAATCATCCTTCCATTTCTCATTTTTGATATTGATGAAACCATGCCTGGTAAATAACATGCCGTTTCTAGCATTTCTGGTAGGCATTACACAGTCAAACATATCAATACCTAAAGCAATATTTTCCAATATATTAATAGGTGTACCCACACCCATCAGGTAACGTGGTTTGTCTTGAGGAAGTATTTCGCATACCACCTCTGTCATTCCATACATTTCCTCGGCTGGTTCACCAACAGAAAGTCCGCCAATAGCGTTTCCTTCGCGGTTTTGTTCGGCTATAAATTCAGCAGATTTTCTCCTTAAATCTTTATAAACAGAGCCTTGTACAATAGGGAATAAGGTTTGCGAATAGCCGTATTTAGGTTCTGTAGTATCAAATCTATCAATACAACGTTTCAACCAACGATGCGTCATATCTACAGATTTTCTGGCATAAGTATAATCACAAGGATATGGTGTACACTCATCAAAAGCCATAATGATATCTGCACCGATGGTTCTTTGAATATCCATCACATTTTCTGGCGTAAACAAGTGCTTAGAGCCATCAATATGCGATTTAAAAGTAACGCCTTCTTCTCTTATCTTTCTTACCTCTGTTAAAGAATACACTTGGTAGCCACCGCTATCGGTTAAAATAGGTAAATCCCAACCGTTAAATTTGTGTATACCTCCAGCTTTTTCTATTACATCTAAACCTGGTCTTAAGTAAAGGTGATAGGTGTTTCCTAAGATAATTTGGGCTTTAATATCATCTTTTAGCTCACGCTGATGCACCGCTTTTACCGTACCAGCAGTACCAACAGGCATAAAAATTGGTGTTTGAATAGTTCCGTGGTCTGTTGTTATTTCTCCTGCTCTGGCTTTTGATAAAGGATCTTGCGCTGCTAATTTAAACTTCATTAATGGTGTTGATGATAAAATACCTGCAAAAGTAACAAAAAATAAAGCATTTTAGGATAAGCAAAGGGCAGGTGTAAGTCAATTTTAATTTAGAAGAGACCATAAATAAATTTTAATTTCGCTTACGATGATGTTCATTTTTATGAAACAAAATATCAGGATGTTAAACAAAAGTTTGATTTTTAGCTAAATTTGAGAACTTTGCAAATCTTATTCAATTATATTGGAAGCTTATTTATATTATACTTTATTAATTCTGCTGCAAGTTGCCTTTATCATCCAATTATATTATTTATGGATTGTTCAGCATAAATTTATAGCCTATACCATTCCAGAAGTAGTAAATAGCAGCAATCAAAAAGTTTCTGTTATCATTTGCGCTAGAAACGAAGCTCAAAATTTGAAAGAAAATTTACCCCTTATCTTTCAACAAAAGGGATTAGATTATGAAGTCGTGGTTGTAAATGATTGCTCATCAGACCAAAGTGATGAGGTTTTAAGAGTATTACAGGCTCAATATCCAAACTTAAAAGTAGTTGTAAAAGAAGAACATCCACGTTTTAAAACCGGTAAAAAGTTTGCTGCTACTTTAGGTATTAAGGCGGCAAGTAACGAAATATTAGTTTTTACTGATGCAGATTGTAAACCCACTTCTGATTATTGGTTGGTTAATGTATGCCAGCATTATGATAAACCTCAAACAGAAATTGTATTGGGTTTCTCTCCTTATGAAAAGAAAAGCGGCTTTTTAAATAAGCTTATCAGGTATGAAACCTTCCAAACAGCGCTTAATTATTTCTCTTTTTCCCTTTCGGGAGATGCTTATATGGGCGTAGGCAGGAATTTATCTTATAAAAAGTCGTTGTTTTTTAAAGGAAAAGGTTTTGCCGCACACATGCATATTCCCTCTGGTGATGATGATTTATTTGTAAACCAAAACGCTACATCTTCTAATACCACGATAGAAATAAGACCAGAAACACACCTATTAAGCGAACCTAAGCTTACATGGAAAGCCTACTGGAATCAAAAAATGAGACATTTAGGTGCGGGGAAGTTTTATAAGGCATCGCATCAAAAGAAATTAAGCATTCAAGTTATTTCTGCAATTTCTTTTTATATCCTTTTGATAGCTTGTTATGCGCTTCAAATAGAGGTTGTATTGATAAGTGTTTTATTGTTTTTGAGACTATTAGCTCAAATTTTTATCTTTTATAAAGCTATGCTTAGGTTAAAAAGTAAAGATTTAATATATTGGGTACTCATTTTAGACTTATTCTATTACATATACCTTAGCATTTTAAGCATAAGAGGCTTGTTTAGAAAGAAAATTGTATGGAAATAAATCCAAACTTTTCAGAAAATGCCAGAAACGACTATCATCTGGTCATAAGCGCTAAAACAGGCAGCCAAAAGGCCTATGCAGAGCTCATGCATCGTTATAAAGATTCTATCTACTTTATGGTGTTAAAGATGGTTAATAATAAGGATGATGCAATGGATTTAACCGTTTCTACCTTTGCTAAAGCTTTTGAAAATCTTGAAAAATATAAACCAGATTTTGCTTTTAGTACCTGGTTATTTAGAATAGCTACCAATAGTAGTATAGATTTTATTAGGAAAAAGCGTTTGCAAACAACTTCTTTAGATAGTTTTTCTAATGAAGATGGTGAAGAAAGGATTTTTGAAATCAAAAGTGATGTTTTAAACCCCGAAGAGTCATCTATAAAAAAGCAACAAACAGAGCAATTAAAAGAAATTGTAGATAAGCTTCCAATACGCTATAAAACATTAATCATATTGCGTTATTTTGATGAACTATCTTACGAGGAAATTTCTGTACAATTAGATTTACCTTTGGGGACGGTAAAAGCTCAGCTCTTTAGAGCCAGAGATTTATTATCAAACATATTAAATAAAAGAAAAAAAGACCCTGGTAGTGACTTCTAGTATTATATCTCAATATTTTCCGGATTTATCCGATATCCAAAAGCAACAATTTGATCAGTTGTTTGAGTTGTATTCTTTTTGGAATGCCCAAATAAATGTTATTAGCCGTAAGGATATAGATTTATTGTATGAGCGTCACATCTTACACTCATTAGGTATCGCTAAGGTTTATGCTTTTAAACCTGGTCAACATGTATTAGATGTGGGTACAGGAGGAGGTTTTCCGGGCGTACCCTTAGCTATTTTATTTCCTGAAACCGAGTTTTTATTGGTTGATTCTATAGGAAAGAAAATAAAAGTAGTGAATGAGGTAGCGCAAGGTATTGGCTTAAAAAATTTAAAAGCTGTACATAGCAGGGCCGAGCAAATTAACCAAAAGTTTGATTTCATTGTTTCCAGAGCGGTAACACAGCTTAAAGATTTTTATCCTTGGATACGAGGTAAGTTTAAAAAGCAAAATACCGAGGGTTTAAAAAATGGAGTTCTTTATTTAAAGGGTGGCGATTTAACTCAAGAACTTCAAGAATCTGGACTTAAACAAATCAAACTTTATCCCTTACAAGATTATTTTAAAGAAGAGTTTTTTGAAACCAAATATGTAGTTTATTTGCCAGCACAATAATTTTTTACCTAAATCTATTTTAAAACATGCTCTACGAAATTGGCCTAACCTTAATAAAAGGTATAGGAGATGCTACTATCAAAACTTTATTAAGCTACTGCGGTAGTCCAGAAGAAATATTTAAAACCAGTAAGCAGCACTTAGAGAAAATACCCGGTATAGGTTCTAAAACTGCCGATTTAATTATCCATCATACCTCTTTTGATAGGGCAGAAAAAGAGCTAAAATTTATCGAAAAATATAAAATACAACCTATTTTCATACAGTCTGCTGATTATCCAAAAAGATTAAAAAGCTGTTATGATGCCCCTGCCATGTTGTATTTTAAAGGTAATGTAAAGCTTAATCAACAAAAAGTTATAGCTATTGTAGGTACTAGAAATGCCACAGCCTATGGCAAACAGTTTTGTGATAAATTAATCAGTAGTTTAAAACATCATCAAATTTTAATAGTAAGTGGTTTGGCTTACGGGATAGACATTGCCGCACATAAAGCCTCATTAGAAAACGAAACCAATACCATTGGCGTGTTAGGGCATGGTTTAGATAGGATTTATCCGGCTTTACACCGCCCCATTGCAGAAAAAATGATCCATCAAGGAGGTTTATTAACCGAGTTTAGATCAGAAACTAATCCAGACCGACCAAATTTTCCTAAGCGAAATCGTATTATAGCCGGTATGGCTGATGCCACTTTGGTGGTAGAAGCTACCAAAACAGGCGGTGCACTCATCACTGCGGAGATTGCCAATTCTTATAACCGAGATGTTTTTGCTGTACCTGGTCGTGTAGATGATGAACTTTCTGAAGGCTGTAATTTCTTGATTAAAACCAACAGAGCACATTTACTAGACCGCGTAGAAGATTTAGAATACATCATGGGATGGGATAAAGATGAAGTGCAACCTGTAAAGCAACTTCAAATTTTACCTCATTTGAATAAAGATGAAGAGAAAATTGTAGCTATTATAAAAGACTGTAATGCTATAGCTATAGATGATTTACAAGTTAAATTAGATATGCCACAAAGTAAGTTGGCTATGCTGTTGTTAAATTTAGAGATGCAATCCGTTATTATATCTTTACCCGGTAAGGTGTATAAAATGAATCATTAATTACACTTCAAAAGGGTTTTTAGGATAATCAAAAAGGAGCATATTACCGGTGCTTTTACTCACCATTTTCCAACTATCTAAAGGAAATTCTATCAGAACCATACCACAGGTGGGTATATTGTAAAGGTCTGCATTGCTGAGGTATACAGCTAAATCAGTAATGCCATTGTTGTGACCAAAAAGTGCTATAAAATCATGCTCATCATTAAATTGATTCACAATTTTTAGTAATGTTTGATGATTGGCTTCGTAAATTCTAGGCTCTTGTTTAATTTCCGTTTCCGGATATTGAATTTCTTTAGCTATAAGTTTACAGGTGGTGATGGCTCTTAAAGCCGGACTAGAGACCAATTGCTGAGGGATCAATGTTCTAGAAACAAGTCTTTTACCCATTTCTGGAGCGTTTAAAAAACCTCGGTTATTTAACGGACGATCAAAATCTTTTGTATTTGCTGCACCCCAATCAGATTTGGCATGTCTTACAATGAGGAGCTTTTTAGACATTGTTTAATGTTTTTATAGTTTTAGCAATGATTACTGCTGGTTCAATACC
This genomic window contains:
- a CDS encoding DMT family transporter, giving the protein MKFKLSNVLILHLTVFVWGFTAILGALISINETHLTWYRVLIAFSSLYLWFKYKKINFSVNKEQFIKLFLTGGIVGLHWILFFGAIKASTVSVAMVCLSSLTLFTAVLEPLFSSKSVSKLEILVGFLIIVGIYMIFKFETEYETGIIMGISSAFCASIFSIINAKQVKNRAATVITYYELIGAFCWISFYLLLTNGYTKAMILDLSDIVYLLILGTICTSVAYVAGVMVMKELSAFRVALITNLEPVYAIILALFIFGKDEQMTNGFYVGASIILATIFLYPIVKTQLEKRQLSKNLHP
- a CDS encoding LptF/LptG family permease, yielding MKFLDNYIKLIDWYIIKKYLGTFVFTLGIFVVISVVFDISEKLDDFLKSKATISQIVFEYYGGFIPFYLNFLSPLINFISVIFFTAKMADQTEIVPILSGGASFNRFLRPYFIAATVIFIVNMIFNLFIIPETNRLMINFENTYTKIKDTSRENVHLQLDENTYIYMESFDNLSNTGYRFSLEKFKDKELKSKLISDRISWDSVSRKWKIQNYSIRHVDGLKERMEKGLEKDTTLDMKPIDFDIRDNIYSAMNYWELNDKIEKEKIRGTGVMVNLELEKYKRWTYPFSTYVLTLIGVALSSRKVRGGVGLPLGLGILLSFVYILFIQFANVFALKGGLPAIVAVLIPNIIFALLGVYLAIKAPK
- the tgt gene encoding tRNA guanosine(34) transglycosylase Tgt, which codes for MKFKLAAQDPLSKARAGEITTDHGTIQTPIFMPVGTAGTVKAVHQRELKDDIKAQIILGNTYHLYLRPGLDVIEKAGGIHKFNGWDLPILTDSGGYQVYSLTEVRKIREEGVTFKSHIDGSKHLFTPENVMDIQRTIGADIIMAFDECTPYPCDYTYARKSVDMTHRWLKRCIDRFDTTEPKYGYSQTLFPIVQGSVYKDLRRKSAEFIAEQNREGNAIGGLSVGEPAEEMYGMTEVVCEILPQDKPRYLMGVGTPINILENIALGIDMFDCVMPTRNARNGMLFTRHGFINIKNEKWKDDFSPIDPDSDLFSDQFYTKAYLRHLIHSKEILGAQIATLHNLHFYLWLVKEAREKIISGEFYDWKNKMVKALAQRL
- a CDS encoding glycosyltransferase, with protein sequence MEAYLYYTLLILLQVAFIIQLYYLWIVQHKFIAYTIPEVVNSSNQKVSVIICARNEAQNLKENLPLIFQQKGLDYEVVVVNDCSSDQSDEVLRVLQAQYPNLKVVVKEEHPRFKTGKKFAATLGIKAASNEILVFTDADCKPTSDYWLVNVCQHYDKPQTEIVLGFSPYEKKSGFLNKLIRYETFQTALNYFSFSLSGDAYMGVGRNLSYKKSLFFKGKGFAAHMHIPSGDDDLFVNQNATSSNTTIEIRPETHLLSEPKLTWKAYWNQKMRHLGAGKFYKASHQKKLSIQVISAISFYILLIACYALQIEVVLISVLLFLRLLAQIFIFYKAMLRLKSKDLIYWVLILDLFYYIYLSILSIRGLFRKKIVWK
- a CDS encoding RNA polymerase sigma factor, with translation MEINPNFSENARNDYHLVISAKTGSQKAYAELMHRYKDSIYFMVLKMVNNKDDAMDLTVSTFAKAFENLEKYKPDFAFSTWLFRIATNSSIDFIRKKRLQTTSLDSFSNEDGEERIFEIKSDVLNPEESSIKKQQTEQLKEIVDKLPIRYKTLIILRYFDELSYEEISVQLDLPLGTVKAQLFRARDLLSNILNKRKKDPGSDF
- the rsmG gene encoding 16S rRNA (guanine(527)-N(7))-methyltransferase RsmG, which codes for MTSSIISQYFPDLSDIQKQQFDQLFELYSFWNAQINVISRKDIDLLYERHILHSLGIAKVYAFKPGQHVLDVGTGGGFPGVPLAILFPETEFLLVDSIGKKIKVVNEVAQGIGLKNLKAVHSRAEQINQKFDFIVSRAVTQLKDFYPWIRGKFKKQNTEGLKNGVLYLKGGDLTQELQESGLKQIKLYPLQDYFKEEFFETKYVVYLPAQ
- the dprA gene encoding DNA-processing protein DprA; the encoded protein is MLYEIGLTLIKGIGDATIKTLLSYCGSPEEIFKTSKQHLEKIPGIGSKTADLIIHHTSFDRAEKELKFIEKYKIQPIFIQSADYPKRLKSCYDAPAMLYFKGNVKLNQQKVIAIVGTRNATAYGKQFCDKLISSLKHHQILIVSGLAYGIDIAAHKASLENETNTIGVLGHGLDRIYPALHRPIAEKMIHQGGLLTEFRSETNPDRPNFPKRNRIIAGMADATLVVEATKTGGALITAEIANSYNRDVFAVPGRVDDELSEGCNFLIKTNRAHLLDRVEDLEYIMGWDKDEVQPVKQLQILPHLNKDEEKIVAIIKDCNAIAIDDLQVKLDMPQSKLAMLLLNLEMQSVIISLPGKVYKMNH
- a CDS encoding SixA phosphatase family protein, whose protein sequence is MSKKLLIVRHAKSDWGAANTKDFDRPLNNRGFLNAPEMGKRLVSRTLIPQQLVSSPALRAITTCKLIAKEIQYPETEIKQEPRIYEANHQTLLKIVNQFNDEHDFIALFGHNNGITDLAVYLSNADLYNIPTCGMVLIEFPLDSWKMVSKSTGNMLLFDYPKNPFEV